A genomic stretch from Aedes albopictus strain Foshan chromosome 2, AalbF5, whole genome shotgun sequence includes:
- the LOC134287771 gene encoding uncharacterized protein LOC134287771 yields MTSLRTHTSVPIEEQWRTTKSLRRSFTSQKSRTRYNASSTSVRRALKTGIIPLLILTITLTQAQKLTIRNLHDEPLLLVKERHCKIQTGTIKIIHPINLSSIEETAEILIKSSYHNSAQITNPLTNILKYKAKKLYSNIYQLKPQPHHRSRRWNAVGTVWKWIAGTPDASDLQAINTTMNDLIDQNNQQMIVNQNLNTRIQQLTHAIQEVTNQANLNDLLMDDIETITSIVNVDILNQLLEDIQDAILLSKMSITSNKILSIREITTIRELLQDQGINIHLPDEALQYVTPKFATSHGTLLYFMHVPLLEENTAEIIRIYPIINSNQSINQFPEFIVKSGDRIFVTQKPEDFVQKSSFLKDLEDECIKPLITGVKPKCNVVFNNQTIIKLISDNTILISNIRNQTLESTCGPDNRSLEGNVIIHFENCTIQLINETFRNEEYIGEPNIMYNAFYNLKPDWKLQEEIDLGKIHHDTIQNRRHLEHVYLEQNNLNFKFWSLFGGFSFTGIAAVIIIILIIIRYGGNGPGRSSLRGGEVIASVCPNSEEAILSQLEDIQQQQQQLATSLATLNEPHNGR; encoded by the exons ATGACATCATTGAGGACACACACCAGCGTGCCCATAGAGGAGCAGTGGAGAACTACGAAGTCATTAAGACGAAGTTTTACTTCCCAAAAATCAAGGACAAGGTACAACGCTTCATCAACCTCTGTGAGACGTGCCTTGAAA ACCGGAATAATCCCCTTATTGATATTGACGATCACCCTTACTCAAGCACAAAAACTAACCATTAGAAACCTGCACGACGAACCTTTATTGCTTGTAAAGGAAAGACATTGTAAAATTCAAACTGGAACAATTAAAATAATCCACCCGATAAATCTGTCTTCTATAGAAGAAACAGCGGAGATCCTGATTAAATCATCTTACCATAATAGTGCCCAAATTACTAATCCACTAACAAATATTCTAAAGTATAAAGCGAAGAAATTATACAGCAACATATATCAACTGAAACCTCAACCACACCACCGATCAAGGAGGTGGAATGCCGTTGGAACTGTGTGGAAATGGATCGCGGGAACCCCCGACGCATCTGATCTCCAAGCCATCAATACTACGATGAACGACTTGATTGACCAAAACAACCAACAGATGATAGTTAATCAAAATCTCAACACTCGGATTCAGCAACTTACTCATGCTATACAGGAAGTAACCAATCAGGCCAACCTAAACGACTTGCTAATGGACGACATCGAAACAATTACATCAATCGTAAACGTAGATATTCTCAACCAGCTGCTCGAGGACATTCAAGACGCAATTCTGCTCTCAAAAATGTCTATTACTTCAAACAAAATCCTATCTATTCGAGAAATTACAACGATAAGAGAACTTCTTCAAGACCAAGGAATTAACATTCACTTACCGGATGAAGCACTACAATACGTTACGCCAAAATTCGCAACGAGTCATGGaacattattatattttatgCATGTACCACTGTTAGAGGAGAACACCGCGGAAATCATCAGAATATACCCAATCATCAATagtaatcaatcaatcaaccaattCCCAGAATTCATAGTCAAAAGTGGTGACCGTATTTTTGTCACACAAAAACCGGAAGACTTCgttcaaaaatcttcattcttAAAGGATCTCGAGGACGAATGTATCAAACCGTTAATAACCGGAGTGAAGCCTAAATGCAACGTTGTATTCAATAATCAAACAATAATCAAACTAATTTCTGACAACACCATTTTGATATCCAATATAAGGAATCAAACATTAGAATCAACCTGTGGACCAGATAACCGAAGCCTAGAAGGAAATGTGATCATCCATTTTGAGAACTGCACAATACAACTCATCAACGAAACATTTAGAAACGAGGAATATATCGGCGAGCCCAATATCATGTATAACGCATTCTATAATCTCAAACCGGACTGGAAGCTACAGGAAGAAATCGATTTAGGAAAAATTCATCACGACACAATACAAAACCGACGACACCTCGAGCATGTATACCTAGAACAAAATAATCTCAACTTTAAGTTTTGGAGCctgtttggaggattttcttttacCGGAATTGCAGCAGTGATTATCATCATCTTAATCATAATCAGATACGGTGGAAACGGACCGGGACGTTCCTCACTTAGGGGGGGAGAAGTTATCGCATCAGTTTGCCCCAACTCCGAAGAAGCCATACTTAGCCAACTAGAGgacatccaacaacaacaacaacagttagcaACATCGCTAGCAACTTTGAACGAGCCACACAACGGACGATGA